In Acetomicrobium sp. S15 = DSM 107314, the sequence CGCCGCTTTTGCCGAGAAGGTGGGATATTATGGCACTGGCCACAGAGCCGGTGCCGCATGAGGAAGTGATAGCTTCGACGCCTCTTTCGTAGGTTATGCAGCAAAGCCCTTCTCCCTCGAGGGCCACAAAGTCTACGTTGGTCCCTTGAGGGAAGAGATCCATCCTATAGCGTATCTCCCTTCCTAACCGGGTCAATTCCTCCATCGTCCTCTTTGAGAGATCGTCCAAGAAGACCACGACGTGGGGGACTCCGACCGCTACGAAAGAATAGCGCAGCTTTAGGCCCACCACTTCGAGCGCTTCGTCGAGGATGACTTGGCTTAAGTCCACCTCGGGCATTATGAGCGCTACCATCGGAGGGTCGACACAGGCCTTCACGTCTCCGGCGAGCGTTTCAAAGGCTATTTCGCGCGGGGCTATCCCCATTTCGAAGGCATATCTGGCGATGCACCTGGCGCCGTTGCCGCACATTTCTCCCTCGGAGCCATCGGAGTTGAAGAGGCGCATCCCGAAATGAAGCCTCGAGGAAGATTCCATAACCAGGATTCCGTCGGCTCCTAAGGCCTCGCGGCGCCTGCAGAGGGATCGGCTGATCCTCGAAAGCTCCGATGCGGTCCAACGGGAGCTTCGGTTGTCGATTACTATAAAGTCGTTTCCGTTGCCGTTCAACTTGGCGCACTTGACCACAATATCAGAAGTTAACATTTTTGTTCATCTTCATGAAAGGCTTCATTCATTAGCCCTCGGCGATTGCGAAAACACCGAGGGCTAATGAGAGCGAAGCCTTAGCGAGAATAGAGCACTTCGCCGGCTACGACGGTAAGGAGCGCGTTAATGTCTTTTATCTCCATTTCCGGGCAGCTCATGTAATCCTTATCTATGACGACGAAGTCGGCCCGTTTGCCCTTTTCTATGGAGCCCAAAGCGGCTTCTTTGAAGTCGGCGTAGGCCCCCCATATAGTATAAGATTTCAGAGCCTCTTCGCGGGTCATCTTTTCCTCGGGATACCAACCGCCTTGGGGTTGTCCTTCTGTGTCCATTCGCGTTACGGCAGCGAAGAGGTTTTGATAGGGGTTAACGAGTTCAACCGGCGCGTCTGTGCCGTTCGGAATGATCGAACCGGCGTTTATCAATTTGCGCCAGGCGTAAGCGCCCTTGATCCTTTCTGGGCCCACACGGGATTCTGCCATGTTTTTATCGGACGTGGCGTGACACGTCTGCATGCTCGGCAGGACGCCGAGCGCAGCAAAGCGCGGTATATCTTCAAGCGAAATGACCTGCGCGTGTTCGATCCTAAAACGATGGTCCCTCGGCTCGGGAATCTCGTTGAGAACCCTCTCGTAAACATTTAAAACTTGGTGATTGGCGGCGTCGCCTATAGCATGGGTTGCGGCCTGGAAGCCCGCCTTGCGGGCGGCAAGCACCATGGCGTAAAGCGATTCATCGGTTTCGCGGGGGTTACCGAGATGCCCCGGACGGTCTGAATATTCTTCCTTTAGCCATGCGCTGCGAGCGCCTAAGGATCCGTCGGCGTAGAACTTTAACCCGCCCAACGTGAGGCGGTCGTCGTAAAGCTCCTTTTGCGGGCCCATCTCTAAAAACGGAGCATACGACGCGGCATCGGCTTTACCGTAACTGCCAGACGCACCATAGGCATAGATGCGGATCTTGAGCTTGCCTTCTTCGTATAGCTCTTTCATCAGATTAAACGTCTCAAGGCTCGTTCCCATATCGTTGGCGGTCGTAATGCCGTAGGAAAGCAGGTTTTCTTGGGCCGCAAGCAGCGCTCTCCTCTGCTGGTCTTTTGTGAGG encodes:
- the dapF gene encoding diaminopimelate epimerase, producing the protein MLTSDIVVKCAKLNGNGNDFIVIDNRSSRWTASELSRISRSLCRRREALGADGILVMESSSRLHFGMRLFNSDGSEGEMCGNGARCIARYAFEMGIAPREIAFETLAGDVKACVDPPMVALIMPEVDLSQVILDEALEVVGLKLRYSFVAVGVPHVVVFLDDLSKRTMEELTRLGREIRYRMDLFPQGTNVDFVALEGEGLCCITYERGVEAITSSCGTGSVASAIISHLLGKSGEKTDVRNPGGINTVSLSFLEKGRVLPALAGKTTFVAQLEVFEEALADTP
- a CDS encoding amidohydrolase, with the protein product MMRSLRVTVVSFLVFLNLLFVKLPVSAAEVADSVYRNGNFYTVSEQIPKAEAVAIKEGKFIFVGSNEEVKAYIGSDTKVVDLEGKTVLPGLIESHMHYASYGALQMQIQAHWRPKEEILEAVKKAYPSAKEKGEWILGRGWNQEVWNPPQFPTRAELDAIAPDVPVYLVRTCGHAAWVNSKALEVAGITADTPDPEGGEIYRDEKGQPTGILTDTAMKLVSQKIPPLTKDQQRRALLAAQENLLSYGITTANDMGTSLETFNLMKELYEEGKLKIRIYAYGASGSYGKADAASYAPFLEMGPQKELYDDRLTLGGLKFYADGSLGARSAWLKEEYSDRPGHLGNPRETDESLYAMVLAARKAGFQAATHAIGDAANHQVLNVYERVLNEIPEPRDHRFRIEHAQVISLEDIPRFAALGVLPSMQTCHATSDKNMAESRVGPERIKGAYAWRKLINAGSIIPNGTDAPVELVNPYQNLFAAVTRMDTEGQPQGGWYPEEKMTREEALKSYTIWGAYADFKEAALGSIEKGKRADFVVIDKDYMSCPEMEIKDINALLTVVAGEVLYSR